In Ruminiclostridium papyrosolvens DSM 2782, the following proteins share a genomic window:
- a CDS encoding segregation and condensation protein A, with translation MESSLTNACTLKLDNFEGPFDLLFHLFEKNQVDIYDIPISSITDQYLDYLYAMQQLDLEVASEFLIMAATLLHIKSKTLLPSKKEEKQEEIDPREELVRRLVEYKRYKEFTQDLKEMEKKWDRVSFRLPEALDLPVREEIMEIDPQVLRQQYIAILDRNKKKINLGAKNITKLVEHEKVSLRSKMREVVKQLIHKVSFKFSELFSLKTKSKTEVVTGFMAILELAKMRKVKIVQNKQFSDIHVIGNTENEKEDYELYDDIDENISEF, from the coding sequence ATGGAAAGCTCCCTTACAAACGCCTGTACTTTAAAACTTGATAATTTTGAAGGTCCCTTTGATTTATTATTTCATTTATTTGAAAAGAATCAGGTAGATATTTATGATATACCCATAAGTTCTATTACAGACCAATATCTTGATTATTTATATGCCATGCAGCAACTCGACCTTGAAGTAGCAAGCGAATTTCTGATAATGGCTGCAACTCTGCTGCATATAAAGTCAAAAACCCTTCTCCCAAGCAAAAAGGAAGAAAAGCAAGAAGAAATAGACCCAAGGGAAGAACTGGTCAGACGTTTGGTTGAATATAAAAGATATAAGGAATTTACACAGGATTTAAAAGAGATGGAAAAGAAATGGGACAGAGTTTCTTTCAGACTTCCGGAAGCACTTGATTTACCTGTAAGAGAGGAAATCATGGAAATAGACCCTCAGGTGTTGCGGCAGCAGTATATTGCAATATTGGACAGAAACAAGAAAAAAATAAATCTGGGTGCAAAAAATATTACAAAACTTGTTGAGCATGAAAAGGTTTCTCTTCGCAGCAAAATGAGAGAGGTAGTAAAACAGTTGATTCATAAGGTTTCCTTTAAGTTTTCAGAGCTTTTTTCCTTGAAAACCAAGTCTAAAACAGAGGTTGTAACAGGCTTTATGGCAATTTTAGAACTGGCCAAGATGAGAAAGGTCAAGATTGTTCAGAATAAGCAATTTTCAGACATTCATGTAATCGGCAATACCGAGAATGAAAAAGAAGATTATGAATTATATGATGATATAGATGAAAACATTAGTGAATTCTAG
- a CDS encoding site-2 protease family protein: MLFSRGDIIYTLMILPGILLGFVLHEFAHAITADKLGDPTPRNQGRITLDPRAHIDIIGFIMILLVGFGWAKPVMTNPRHYKKPRRDDILVSLAGPFMNLLVAAGFLLILKLIAVTGFLSNNSVVLGNVADLLSYSAQINVVLFVLNLLPIPFFDGYHVIANIFNTWKYRFFTVLEQYSTIIFILLVISRVFDKIIGIPASYIFISLYKLIIL, translated from the coding sequence ATGCTTTTTTCACGTGGAGATATAATTTATACGTTAATGATATTACCGGGAATACTTTTGGGGTTTGTGCTGCATGAATTTGCTCACGCAATTACCGCTGACAAGCTTGGTGATCCTACTCCCAGAAATCAGGGAAGAATTACTCTTGACCCCAGAGCTCATATAGATATTATAGGCTTTATAATGATTCTTCTTGTGGGCTTTGGTTGGGCAAAACCTGTTATGACCAATCCACGACATTACAAAAAGCCCAGAAGGGATGATATTCTCGTTTCCCTGGCAGGGCCTTTTATGAACTTGCTGGTAGCAGCGGGATTTTTATTAATTTTAAAGCTGATAGCAGTAACGGGTTTTCTTTCAAATAATTCGGTTGTTCTTGGTAATGTTGCGGATCTTTTGAGTTATTCAGCTCAAATAAATGTTGTTTTGTTTGTGCTGAACCTGCTTCCAATACCGTTTTTTGACGGCTACCATGTTATTGCAAACATATTTAATACCTGGAAGTACCGTTTCTTTACCGTACTGGAGCAATATAGCACGATCATTTTCATACTTCTGGTAATCAGCAGAGTTTTTGATAAGATAATTGGAATTCCTGCATCATACATTTTTATTTCACTTTATAAGTTGATTATTTTATAA
- a CDS encoding D-alanyl-D-alanine carboxypeptidase family protein, which yields MKRNSVLAFSLIIAIVLTMLPAAVLADTNEAAVEASAKYDDITVTKLETKTNVLDLRAKSAVLMDAASGKVLSEKNSHERLAIASVTKVMTMLLIMEAIDSGRFTFDDKVSVSEYSAGMGGSQAYMEPGEEFTVTEMMNALAIHSSNDVAVALAEKVSGSEETFVTDMNNKAQALGMKDTKFMDCTGLNDDGYSSAHDVALMSRELVMKHPKVLQFTGKWHDTFRNGTFDLYNTNKLVKFYANCDGLKTGFTSKAGFNLSATTRRNNLRLVSVVLGEPDSNTRFAESRKLLDYGFANYEVINLDKRGNVVGNIPVKKGNKLSVSAVYGSDTSIMVSKGQKGKVEKEVALVPGLSAPVEINQKVGEVIYKIDGKEAGRFDLIASERIEKVSYGRILSKLFVRWFSLGRA from the coding sequence GTGAAAAGAAACTCTGTTTTAGCTTTTTCTTTGATTATAGCCATAGTTCTAACCATGCTACCGGCTGCGGTATTAGCGGATACAAATGAAGCTGCTGTTGAGGCATCTGCAAAATATGACGATATAACAGTAACAAAATTGGAAACCAAGACGAATGTTCTTGATTTAAGGGCAAAGTCAGCTGTACTGATGGATGCGGCTTCAGGAAAAGTTCTTTCTGAAAAGAACAGTCATGAGAGGCTCGCAATTGCAAGTGTAACAAAAGTTATGACAATGCTTCTGATAATGGAGGCTATTGATTCAGGCAGATTTACTTTTGATGATAAAGTAAGCGTATCGGAATATTCGGCTGGTATGGGCGGTTCTCAAGCTTATATGGAGCCGGGTGAGGAATTTACCGTTACTGAAATGATGAACGCTTTGGCAATACACTCTTCCAACGATGTGGCTGTAGCTCTGGCTGAAAAGGTCAGCGGAAGCGAGGAAACATTTGTAACTGATATGAATAATAAGGCTCAGGCGTTGGGAATGAAAGATACAAAATTTATGGATTGTACGGGCTTGAATGATGACGGTTACAGTTCTGCACATGATGTGGCTTTAATGTCAAGGGAACTGGTTATGAAGCACCCGAAAGTTCTTCAATTTACCGGGAAATGGCATGACACCTTCAGAAATGGAACATTTGACCTGTATAATACAAATAAGCTGGTGAAATTTTACGCAAATTGCGACGGACTTAAAACGGGATTTACAAGCAAAGCAGGCTTTAACTTATCAGCTACTACTCGCAGAAACAATTTAAGACTGGTCTCAGTTGTACTTGGTGAGCCGGATTCTAATACTAGGTTTGCAGAGTCAAGAAAACTTCTGGATTACGGCTTTGCAAACTATGAAGTAATAAATCTTGATAAAAGAGGGAATGTTGTAGGCAATATACCCGTAAAAAAGGGAAACAAGCTGAGTGTTAGTGCAGTATATGGCAGTGATACCAGTATAATGGTTTCAAAAGGTCAAAAGGGTAAAGTAGAAAAGGAAGTAGCTCTCGTTCCCGGGCTTTCTGCACCGGTTGAAATAAATCAAAAGGTTGGGGAAGTAATATATAAAATAGACGGAAAAGAAGCAGGAAGATTTGACCTTATTGCAAGTGAAAGAATAGAAAAAGTATCTTACGGCAGAATTTTATCAAAACTCTTTGTAAGGTGGTTCAGTCTGGGGAGAGCATAA
- a CDS encoding pyrimidine-nucleoside phosphorylase has product MRMYEIIEKKRDGLELNLDEIEFFITEYCNNNVPDYQAAALLMAIFLRGMNERETADLTNVMANSGDRINLSSIPGIKVDKHSTGGVGDKTTLILAPIVAACGIPVAKMSGRGLGHTGGTIDKLESIPGFKTSLSTDQFIDNVKSIGISIAGQTGNLAPADKKIYALRDVTATVNNISLIASSIMSKKLASGADRIVLDVKTGSGAFMKTFKDSVKLAKAMVKIGHNTGRKTVAVVTDMDIPLGCAVGNSLEIIEAIDTLKNNGPLDLRDVSFELAARMLELSGIGNLEECRKKVADAVLSGRALSKFAELIENQGGNKEVISNYALFPQPVYKMSYICEKPGYIHSMKTDKIGMASLVLGAGRETKDSKIDYSAGIMLNKKTGDRVETGDCIAVLYTNREEALSQAVSLLNEAIVISEEPHDKKPLILAYIDSEGNIKN; this is encoded by the coding sequence ATGAGAATGTACGAAATAATTGAGAAAAAGCGAGACGGGTTAGAACTGAACTTGGATGAAATTGAATTTTTTATTACGGAATATTGCAATAATAATGTTCCTGACTATCAGGCGGCAGCGCTTTTAATGGCTATTTTTTTAAGGGGTATGAATGAAAGAGAAACGGCAGATTTGACAAATGTAATGGCAAATTCAGGTGATAGAATAAATCTTTCTTCAATACCCGGCATAAAAGTTGATAAACACAGCACGGGAGGCGTAGGTGACAAGACTACCCTTATCCTTGCGCCTATTGTAGCTGCCTGTGGAATACCGGTTGCAAAAATGTCCGGAAGAGGGCTTGGACATACAGGGGGAACAATAGACAAGCTTGAGTCAATACCCGGATTTAAGACAAGCCTTTCAACGGACCAGTTTATTGATAATGTAAAAAGTATCGGCATATCAATAGCCGGACAAACAGGCAATCTGGCTCCTGCTGACAAAAAAATATACGCATTGAGAGATGTAACTGCAACAGTAAACAATATATCCCTTATTGCCAGCAGTATTATGAGCAAGAAGCTCGCTTCCGGTGCTGACAGAATAGTGTTGGATGTAAAAACGGGAAGCGGAGCATTTATGAAAACCTTTAAGGATTCTGTAAAGCTTGCAAAGGCCATGGTAAAGATAGGCCATAATACAGGCAGAAAAACAGTCGCTGTAGTTACCGATATGGATATACCACTAGGCTGCGCAGTAGGAAATTCACTTGAAATAATTGAGGCAATTGACACCTTGAAAAACAATGGGCCTTTAGATTTGAGAGATGTTTCCTTTGAACTTGCTGCCAGAATGCTTGAACTTAGCGGAATAGGAAATCTTGAAGAGTGCAGGAAAAAAGTTGCCGATGCGGTTTTAAGCGGAAGGGCTTTGTCAAAATTTGCTGAGTTGATTGAAAATCAGGGAGGAAACAAAGAAGTTATAAGTAATTATGCCTTGTTCCCTCAGCCTGTTTACAAGATGAGCTATATTTGTGAGAAGCCGGGTTATATACATTCTATGAAAACCGATAAAATTGGAATGGCCTCACTGGTTCTTGGGGCCGGAAGAGAGACTAAGGATAGTAAAATCGACTACAGTGCAGGTATTATGTTAAATAAAAAAACCGGCGACAGAGTTGAAACCGGAGATTGTATAGCTGTTTTGTATACAAACAGGGAAGAGGCGCTTTCACAGGCTGTTTCCCTTTTAAATGAAGCAATTGTAATAAGTGAGGAGCCTCACGATAAAAAACCGCTGATTCTGGCGTATATCGACAGTGAAGGAAACATAAAAAATTAA
- the xerD gene encoding site-specific tyrosine recombinase XerD, with the protein MEANVEKFINFLERDKRLSLNTLQSYKRDIEQYITYLKEINVTNIANTNKTTVIAYLLHLQKKGRATSTISRNLASIRSFYQFLYKDKVIDNDPTSELESPKVEKKLPQILSTQEVELLLEQPKCLDLKGIRDKAMLELLYATGIRVSELISLNLDDINFELGFIRCNKGTRERTIPIGSISMAAVHEYLDKSRNFLIQDSQETALFVNVNGKRLTRQGFWKIIKHYKNQAKINKDITPHTLRHSFAAHLLENGADLRSIQEMLGHSDISSTQIYAQIAKNKIKDVYKKTHPRA; encoded by the coding sequence ATGGAAGCTAATGTTGAAAAGTTTATTAATTTTCTAGAGAGGGATAAGCGATTATCGCTCAATACGCTTCAGTCCTATAAACGGGACATAGAACAATACATAACATACTTAAAAGAGATTAACGTAACCAACATCGCAAATACTAATAAGACAACTGTAATTGCCTACTTGTTACATCTACAGAAAAAGGGTAGAGCTACATCTACCATATCAAGGAACCTTGCGTCAATAAGGTCCTTTTATCAATTCCTCTATAAGGATAAAGTAATAGACAATGACCCTACCTCCGAGTTGGAATCACCTAAAGTAGAGAAAAAGCTTCCACAGATACTATCAACACAAGAGGTTGAGTTACTCCTTGAACAGCCTAAATGCCTTGATCTTAAAGGAATTCGTGACAAGGCGATGCTTGAATTATTATACGCAACAGGTATTCGTGTTTCAGAACTTATTTCACTGAACTTAGACGATATTAATTTTGAACTAGGGTTTATAAGGTGCAATAAAGGAACACGTGAACGTACAATTCCTATCGGCTCCATATCAATGGCTGCAGTACATGAGTATCTTGATAAATCCCGTAACTTTTTGATTCAGGACAGTCAGGAAACAGCACTTTTTGTAAATGTAAACGGTAAACGTCTTACAAGACAAGGGTTCTGGAAAATTATTAAACATTATAAGAACCAAGCTAAAATAAATAAAGACATAACACCGCATACCTTAAGACATTCCTTTGCAGCACATTTACTTGAAAATGGTGCAGATTTAAGGTCGATACAGGAAATGCTTGGTCATTCAGATATTTCTTCTACCCAGATATATGCACAGATTGCTAAAAACAAAATTAAAGATGTTTACAAAAAGACTCATCCCAGAGCATAA
- the spoIIM gene encoding stage II sporulation protein M: protein MIHKTANVVKEHIRDNKYTYLSLFIFYIIGIVAGALAVNELDYHQKTEMTTFFNDFLKLLNSDNVNGVSLLKVSVLDSLRIIILFWLLGITVIGLPVYYLTLGMKGFSTGFSSGIVMGVLGEKGILVSVFCFLPKEILTIPFIIALGVNGIRLTKGIFKNWIKKPVKKEDTLKSKFLPYCFVTVFFSLFILFMTIMDAIIAPFTLRLLTFV from the coding sequence GTGATTCACAAAACAGCGAATGTAGTAAAGGAACACATAAGAGATAATAAATACACATACCTTAGTTTGTTCATTTTTTATATAATCGGAATAGTGGCCGGTGCGCTGGCTGTTAATGAACTGGACTACCACCAGAAAACTGAAATGACTACGTTTTTCAATGACTTTTTAAAGTTATTAAACAGTGATAATGTTAATGGAGTATCTTTACTAAAGGTTTCTGTACTGGACAGTCTGAGAATCATAATACTTTTTTGGCTTTTAGGCATTACAGTAATAGGTTTACCTGTTTATTATCTGACTTTAGGAATGAAAGGGTTTAGTACAGGATTTAGTTCGGGAATAGTAATGGGGGTTCTGGGAGAAAAAGGGATATTGGTTTCGGTTTTCTGCTTTCTCCCTAAAGAAATCCTGACAATTCCTTTTATTATCGCCCTTGGAGTAAATGGGATAAGATTAACAAAAGGAATTTTCAAAAACTGGATAAAAAAGCCTGTTAAAAAAGAAGACACGTTAAAATCAAAATTTTTACCATACTGTTTTGTTACTGTTTTCTTTTCCTTATTTATACTGTTTATGACAATTATGGATGCTATTATAGCTCCCTTTACTTTGAGATTATTAACATTTGTATAA
- a CDS encoding NUDIX domain-containing protein — translation MDYNEKTLKTEDIYKGNIIKVQNLTVSLPNGKEATRDIVLHPGASVVVPINEKGELYMVKQFRKPLDMTTLELPAGKLDFSGEDPKVCAERELMEETGLRAGKIEHLVSIHTTPGFCNEVIHMYAATELTQGDSCTDEDEFLDVEKIHVSKLVDMILNHEITDAKTIIGVMMAEKILSKK, via the coding sequence ATGGATTATAATGAAAAGACACTTAAAACCGAGGATATCTATAAGGGAAACATAATTAAGGTACAAAATTTAACTGTAAGTCTTCCAAACGGAAAAGAAGCTACAAGAGATATAGTATTACACCCGGGAGCATCAGTGGTTGTTCCGATAAATGAAAAAGGTGAATTGTATATGGTTAAGCAATTCAGAAAACCTCTTGACATGACAACCCTTGAGTTGCCTGCAGGTAAACTTGATTTCTCAGGCGAAGACCCAAAAGTATGCGCTGAAAGGGAGTTAATGGAGGAGACAGGTCTGAGGGCAGGAAAGATAGAGCATTTAGTAAGCATACATACAACGCCGGGTTTCTGTAATGAGGTTATTCATATGTATGCAGCAACTGAGCTTACTCAGGGAGATTCCTGTACTGATGAAGACGAATTTCTGGACGTAGAAAAAATTCATGTTTCAAAATTGGTTGACATGATTCTCAATCACGAAATAACAGATGCAAAGACTATTATAGGTGTTATGATGGCTGAAAAAATATTAAGTAAAAAGTAA
- the rnhA gene encoding ribonuclease HI: protein MKQVEIYTDGACSGNPGAGGWGAVLMYGEHKVEISGFEKSTTNNKMELTAAFEALKRLKEPCKVNLYSDSAYLVNAFLQGWLDKWIKNGWKRNKNEEVKNIELWKELVRLADIHEIKWIKVKGHADNVYNNRCDKLATDEIKKNC, encoded by the coding sequence ATGAAGCAGGTAGAAATATATACCGATGGAGCCTGTTCCGGGAATCCCGGTGCAGGCGGTTGGGGAGCGGTGCTCATGTATGGTGAGCATAAAGTTGAAATATCCGGATTTGAAAAGAGTACCACAAATAATAAAATGGAGCTGACAGCTGCATTTGAAGCTTTGAAAAGGCTAAAGGAACCATGTAAGGTAAATTTATACAGTGACAGTGCTTACCTGGTAAATGCCTTTTTACAGGGCTGGCTTGATAAATGGATAAAAAATGGATGGAAGCGTAATAAAAATGAAGAAGTAAAAAATATAGAACTATGGAAAGAGCTTGTTAGGCTTGCTGATATTCATGAAATAAAATGGATAAAGGTTAAGGGACATGCAGATAATGTATATAATAACAGATGTGACAAGCTTGCAACAGACGAAATTAAGAAAAATTGCTAG
- the proC gene encoding pyrroline-5-carboxylate reductase: MKKIGFIGTGMMGTAMIKGIIGAQIVNPSNIHVFDLDKAKLEVLCGDLGVNAEGNSREIVEKCDFVFLAVKPNVVKTVLEDIKDVFSGEKLFISIAAGIPLKTYKSALGQDKKVIRAMPNTPAVIGEGMTLISFDSCVQDSEVKEAMNLLSSLGKVECMEEKLMNEVVALTGSSPAYIFMLIEAMADAAVLSGIPRQTAYRLASQAVSGSAKMVAQTGKHPGELKDQVCSPAGTTIEAVAALEKLGFRNSVMEAMNECTKKARELGKIYG; encoded by the coding sequence ATGAAGAAAATAGGATTTATAGGCACAGGAATGATGGGAACAGCAATGATAAAAGGAATAATAGGGGCACAGATTGTCAACCCTTCAAATATTCATGTTTTTGATTTGGACAAGGCAAAGCTTGAAGTATTATGCGGCGATTTAGGAGTAAATGCAGAAGGAAATTCACGTGAAATTGTAGAGAAATGCGATTTTGTATTTCTTGCAGTTAAGCCAAACGTCGTAAAGACAGTTTTAGAGGATATAAAGGATGTATTTTCCGGTGAAAAGCTTTTTATAAGTATAGCAGCCGGTATTCCTCTTAAAACCTACAAAAGCGCACTTGGTCAAGACAAAAAAGTAATCAGGGCTATGCCAAATACTCCCGCAGTAATTGGCGAAGGAATGACCCTTATAAGCTTTGATTCTTGTGTTCAGGATAGTGAAGTAAAAGAAGCTATGAATTTGCTTAGCTCTCTTGGAAAAGTAGAATGCATGGAAGAAAAGCTTATGAATGAAGTCGTAGCACTAACAGGCAGCAGTCCTGCATATATTTTTATGTTAATAGAAGCAATGGCAGATGCGGCTGTTTTATCGGGTATCCCAAGGCAGACTGCGTACAGACTTGCTTCTCAGGCAGTGTCAGGAAGTGCAAAAATGGTAGCACAGACAGGTAAACATCCGGGAGAATTGAAAGATCAGGTTTGCTCACCTGCAGGTACTACGATTGAAGCTGTAGCTGCTTTGGAGAAGCTAGGGTTCAGAAATTCTGTAATGGAAGCAATGAACGAGTGTACAAAAAAAGCAAGAGAGCTTGGTAAAATCTACGGATAA
- a CDS encoding phenylacetate--CoA ligase family protein, whose amino-acid sequence MIWNTQVECMSRNSMKELQLEHLKNIVRVAYENVPMYKRKFDEIGLRPEHIQTLKDIEKIPFTTKNDLRDNYPYGLFAVPLKKIVRLHASSGTTGKPIVVGYTKNDMENWSENIARLVIAAGGREEDIAQVVFGYGLFTGGFGLHQGLEKVGITVVPSSSGHSERQLMLMQDFGTTILVGTPSYALYLAEIADEMGLDKSKLKLKLGLFGGEGHTPEMRAEIERRWGIKATENYGLSEIQGPGVAGECYCQCGMHINEDHFYPEIVNSETGEALEYGNKGELILTTLTKEGIPMLRYRTKDITILNPEKCECGRTSVRMNKVLGRTDDMLIIRGVNVFPSQIESVLVGMEGIGPHYQIIVTKNGYMDAIEVHVELIDGKLLEKFSELEKLEKKIRHELKVVLQIDAKVKLVEPKSIERTTGKAKRVIDMRNQ is encoded by the coding sequence ATGATTTGGAATACTCAGGTTGAGTGTATGTCTAGAAATTCTATGAAAGAGCTTCAGTTGGAACATTTAAAGAATATCGTAAGAGTTGCATATGAGAATGTTCCAATGTATAAGAGAAAATTTGACGAAATAGGCCTGAGGCCTGAGCATATCCAAACGTTGAAAGATATAGAAAAAATACCGTTTACAACAAAAAATGATTTAAGGGATAATTATCCTTACGGTCTTTTTGCAGTACCTCTAAAGAAAATAGTAAGGCTCCATGCATCTTCCGGTACAACAGGTAAACCCATTGTTGTGGGCTATACAAAAAACGATATGGAAAACTGGTCTGAAAACATAGCAAGACTTGTTATCGCAGCAGGGGGAAGAGAAGAGGATATAGCTCAGGTTGTATTCGGATATGGTCTTTTTACAGGTGGTTTCGGACTACATCAAGGTCTTGAGAAGGTTGGAATTACTGTTGTGCCTTCTTCCAGTGGACATTCGGAAAGACAGTTAATGCTTATGCAGGATTTTGGCACTACCATTCTTGTAGGAACACCATCTTATGCACTCTATTTAGCAGAAATTGCTGATGAAATGGGTCTTGATAAGAGTAAGCTTAAACTAAAGCTGGGTTTGTTCGGAGGAGAAGGACATACTCCTGAAATGAGAGCTGAAATAGAAAGAAGATGGGGTATAAAGGCTACAGAAAATTATGGACTAAGCGAGATACAAGGCCCCGGTGTTGCAGGAGAGTGTTACTGCCAGTGCGGAATGCATATTAACGAAGACCATTTTTATCCTGAAATAGTTAATTCGGAAACTGGAGAAGCTCTTGAGTACGGCAATAAAGGGGAACTTATACTTACTACTCTTACAAAAGAGGGTATCCCGATGCTTCGCTACAGAACAAAAGATATTACCATATTGAACCCGGAAAAGTGTGAGTGTGGAAGAACCAGCGTCAGAATGAACAAGGTTCTCGGAAGAACTGATGATATGCTGATAATCAGGGGGGTTAATGTTTTTCCTTCTCAAATTGAGAGTGTACTTGTGGGTATGGAAGGAATCGGGCCTCATTATCAGATAATAGTAACTAAAAACGGATATATGGACGCAATTGAAGTACATGTTGAGCTTATTGACGGAAAACTCCTTGAAAAGTTCAGCGAGTTAGAAAAACTTGAGAAAAAGATTCGTCATGAATTAAAAGTTGTTCTCCAGATAGATGCAAAGGTTAAGCTTGTAGAACCAAAGTCTATTGAAAGAACAACAGGAAAGGCAAAGCGCGTTATCGATATGAGAAACCAATAA
- a CDS encoding L-lactate permease — MVGSLFLTLLPILVIVCMLVIFKKSADVSGIVGWLCVSVVAFLFFKTSLPVIFRSTVSGFIRSFPVSMIVLTSLFMMAYMEKTGALKRIIIFIKTIASHNKAVQIMMINIGFGTLMVSVGATPVSILPPILLAMGYSTYVSIALPSIGYDSLCTYSLLGAPLVAFLDFANNFLGQGHEITPSQAGRVFFLFLPLVSTLIGFCMLYIVDKWKGVKKGFLPCIVTGGVIALVAFFTNKVDNLVTLTGVLSGLAVIVAMAIYLKLTGKKVIDKSILTDEEREYEKKYPLWKALSPWIILIGFILALNLPKPIYDYLYNLALPIKGITVDGRPIATRALWNAYTWIAVAVVVSMLVIKPKKAQLKESVRVWLKRAPRPVFSAAIFFAIGEVMNYSGWSLDTMAYQTESMIKVLASTSADAFSGAYGFITGFIGLFGGFVTGSEASTIAMFANYTMQTANKLNLGLDGLIIVTAALAFGGGLASVISPAKLQNAAASIDKLGEENKVIRIAFVFALILTLITSVYAMMLLKIGLKL; from the coding sequence ATGGTAGGGTCACTATTTTTGACACTATTACCAATTTTGGTAATAGTATGTATGCTTGTAATTTTTAAGAAGTCAGCTGACGTCAGTGGTATTGTAGGCTGGCTTTGCGTATCAGTTGTAGCGTTTCTATTCTTTAAAACATCCTTGCCGGTTATTTTCCGGTCAACAGTTTCAGGTTTCATTCGTTCATTTCCGGTTTCAATGATAGTATTGACATCATTATTTATGATGGCTTATATGGAAAAAACCGGTGCTCTCAAAAGAATAATAATATTCATAAAGACAATAGCAAGTCATAATAAAGCAGTTCAGATTATGATGATTAATATAGGATTCGGTACATTAATGGTATCTGTGGGTGCTACACCTGTATCCATACTTCCTCCTATACTACTGGCAATGGGCTATTCTACATATGTGTCAATTGCGTTGCCGTCTATAGGATATGATTCACTGTGTACATACTCACTGCTTGGCGCTCCTCTTGTAGCATTTCTGGATTTTGCAAACAATTTTTTAGGACAAGGACATGAAATAACACCTTCACAGGCAGGAAGAGTATTTTTCTTGTTTTTACCTTTGGTGTCAACTTTAATAGGTTTCTGTATGTTGTATATCGTTGACAAATGGAAGGGCGTAAAGAAAGGTTTTCTACCCTGTATTGTAACAGGTGGGGTTATAGCACTTGTAGCCTTTTTCACAAACAAAGTTGATAATCTGGTTACCTTGACGGGAGTTTTAAGCGGTCTTGCGGTTATAGTTGCAATGGCCATATACCTCAAGCTTACCGGTAAAAAAGTAATTGATAAGAGTATCTTGACCGATGAAGAAAGAGAATATGAAAAGAAATATCCCCTTTGGAAGGCATTGAGCCCATGGATTATACTTATAGGCTTTATACTTGCTTTGAATCTTCCAAAACCGATTTATGACTACTTATACAATCTGGCATTGCCTATAAAGGGAATAACTGTTGATGGAAGACCTATAGCAACAAGAGCACTATGGAATGCATATACATGGATTGCAGTTGCAGTAGTTGTCTCAATGCTTGTAATAAAGCCTAAAAAAGCTCAGTTAAAAGAATCTGTAAGAGTATGGCTAAAAAGAGCACCAAGACCTGTGTTCTCAGCTGCAATATTTTTTGCAATAGGAGAGGTAATGAATTATTCGGGTTGGAGTCTTGATACCATGGCATATCAAACCGAAAGTATGATAAAAGTTCTGGCAAGTACATCAGCAGATGCCTTCAGTGGGGCTTATGGTTTTATAACCGGATTTATCGGTTTATTCGGAGGTTTTGTAACGGGTAGTGAAGCCTCAACCATTGCCATGTTTGCAAACTATACAATGCAAACGGCTAATAAGCTGAATCTGGGACTTGACGGGCTAATAATTGTTACTGCTGCCCTTGCTTTTGGAGGAGGCCTTGCAAGTGTAATTTCTCCGGCAAAGCTTCAGAATGCGGCTGCGTCAATAGACAAGCTCGGTGAAGAAAACAAAGTAATCAGGATAGCATTTGTTTTCGCATTAATTTTGACATTGATAACATCTGTGTATGCAATGATGTTACTTAAAATAGGATTAAAATTATAA